A window of Anomalospiza imberbis isolate Cuckoo-Finch-1a 21T00152 chromosome 4, ASM3175350v1, whole genome shotgun sequence contains these coding sequences:
- the UBE2D3 gene encoding ubiquitin-conjugating enzyme E2 D3 isoform X1: MALKRINKELSDLARDPPAQCSAGPVGDDMFHWQATIMGPNDSPYQGGVFFLTIHFPTDYPFKPPKVAFTTRIYHPNINSNGSICLDILRSQWSPALTISKVLLSICSLLCDPNPDDPLVPEIARIYKTDRDKYNRISREWTQKYAM; this comes from the exons gAACTTAGTGACTTAGCCCGTGATCCTCCAGCACAGTGTTCAGCAGGTCCCGTTGGAGATGACA tgTTTCATTGGCAAGCCACAATTATGGGACCT AACGACAGTCCATATCAGGGTGGTGTATTCTTCTTGACAATTCACTTTCCCACAGACTACCCATTCAAACCACCTAAG GTTGCATTTACAACAAGAATCTATCATCCAAATATTAACAGTAATGGCAGCATTTGTCTTGATATTCTAAGATCACAGTGGTCTCCTGCTTTAACTATTTCTAAAG ttctCTTATCCATTTGTTCACTGTTATGTGATCCAAATCCAGATGACCCACTAGTGCCAGAGATTGCACGTATCTATAAAACAGACAGAGACAA GTACAACAGAATATCTCGGGAATGGACTCAGAAGTATGCCATGTGA
- the UBE2D3 gene encoding ubiquitin-conjugating enzyme E2 D3 isoform X2: protein MFHWQATIMGPNDSPYQGGVFFLTIHFPTDYPFKPPKVAFTTRIYHPNINSNGSICLDILRSQWSPALTISKVLLSICSLLCDPNPDDPLVPEIARIYKTDRDKYNRLAREWTEKYAML, encoded by the exons A tgTTTCATTGGCAAGCCACAATTATGGGACCT AACGACAGTCCATATCAGGGTGGTGTATTCTTCTTGACAATTCACTTTCCCACAGACTACCCATTCAAACCACCTAAG GTTGCATTTACAACAAGAATCTATCATCCAAATATTAACAGTAATGGCAGCATTTGTCTTGATATTCTAAGATCACAGTGGTCTCCTGCTTTAACTATTTCTAAAG ttctCTTATCCATTTGTTCACTGTTATGTGATCCAAATCCAGATGACCCACTAGTGCCAGAGATTGCACGTATCTATAAAACAGACAGAGACAA GTACAATAGGTTAGCAAGAGAGTGGACAGAGAAATACGCTATGCTGTAG